Within the Candidatus Fusobacterium pullicola genome, the region TACCTATTTCTAATTTTATTCAGAGTATATTATATCAAAAAATACGGATTTTATCAATATCTTATTTCTTTCATAGCTTTAATAACTTCTTATTTTATTTAACTCTTTAACATATCTCTAATATTTTCTCACAATTTTTTTCAAACTCTATTATATTTTTAGCTACTCTCTTTTTTAACTCTTTTATGATTTCATAGTTATCCCACATATGCATAGGAACTATATTTTTTACTTTAACCTTTTCTATAAAATACTCAATTCCTAAAAAACTATTTTTCTCTAATCTTGGATCAACTGGATAGAATAGGTAATCTATGCACTCCTCCTTTAAAACTTCCTCTATATAGTCCATTTTGCTATAATACAATTCTCTCATATATGTCTCTTCCTCTAAAGTATCATCAGACCAAGCCCACCAATTCAGATCCCCTGCGTGGAAAAAAGTTTTCCCATCACATTTTACAAAAAATGATACTCCTAAATCTGTAGAACCAAAAACCTTTATTTCCACTCCATCAACCTCTAATTTATCTCCCTCTTTTACAAAGTAAGCATCTACCTCTTCCTTTATATCATCACTTAAAATATATTTTATATTTGAATTTATTTTCTGCCACTCTAAAATTTCCTTTCTAAAGTGATCTCTATGGCTGTGAGATGAAAAAACAAATACTTCCTTCTCTCCCACTATAAATTCCTTTACTCTAAATTCTCCACTATCTTTTTTAGGCTCCATATAATAATCAAAAATCAATTTATACTTCTCAGTTTCTACTGCAAATCCACTATGATAAATATAGAAAATCTTCATCTCATACCTCCTAAATATTGTTATCATTCTTTATATTATAACCTCTTCAATTGTTTTTGACAACAACTAATAGATTTTGATATAATCTATTTATAAATTTTTAAGGGGGATTGCCATGTTTAAATTTAACCATTTTAATTTTAATGTATTGGACTTAGAAAAAAGTTTAAAATTTTATAAAGAGGCTCTTGGATTAGAAGAAGTTAGAAGAAAAGAAGCTGAAGATGGAAGTTATAAATTAGTATATCTTGG harbors:
- a CDS encoding MBL fold metallo-hydrolase, translating into MKIFYIYHSGFAVETEKYKLIFDYYMEPKKDSGEFRVKEFIVGEKEVFVFSSHSHRDHFRKEILEWQKINSNIKYILSDDIKEEVDAYFVKEGDKLEVDGVEIKVFGSTDLGVSFFVKCDGKTFFHAGDLNWWAWSDDTLEEETYMRELYYSKMDYIEEVLKEECIDYLFYPVDPRLEKNSFLGIEYFIEKVKVKNIVPMHMWDNYEIIKELKKRVAKNIIEFEKNCEKILEIC